A genomic region of Saccopteryx bilineata isolate mSacBil1 chromosome 1, mSacBil1_pri_phased_curated, whole genome shotgun sequence contains the following coding sequences:
- the LOC136320041 gene encoding taste receptor type 2 member 45-like has translation MVSLSINIFSILVITEFVLGNFANGFIVLVNCMDWFKRQMSCADRILTALAVSRIGLLWLILLNWCASLLNPALFSSKVKTIVYIFWALSSHFSLWLVTSLSILYLLRIANFSSPFFLHLKWKAERVVLMILLGSCIFLACHVAVICTDDNIQMNEYEGNTTWETNLRATVKVPTMTTYTLANFIPFTISMSAFLMLIFSLWKHLKKMQLGGKTFEDASTKVHVRAMQTVLSFLLLFVIHVVAQIISIWTPKTIQNDSFLMLCQVLGLLYPFSHSFILIWGNKKLQQAFLSFLWQLRCW, from the coding sequence ATGGTAAGtttatcaataaacattttttctatcCTAGTAATTACAGAATTTGTTCTAGGAAATTTTGCCAATGGCTTCATAGTACTGGTGAACTGCATGGACTGGTTCAAGAGACAGATGTCCTGTGCTGATCGAATTCTCACTGCTCTGGCGGTCTCCAGAATTGGTTTGCTTTGGCTAATACTATTAAATTGGTGTGCAAGTCTGTTAAATCCAGCTTTATTTAGTTCAAAAGTAAAAactattgtttatattttctgggCACTAAGCAGCCATTTTAGCCTGTGGCTTGTTACTAGCCTCAGCATACTTTATTTGCTTAGGATAGCCAATTTCTCCAGCCCTTTTTTCCTTCACCTGAAGTGGAAAGCTGAAAGAGTGGTTCTCATGATACTGTTGGGGAGTTGCATCTTCTTGGCTTGTCATGTTGCAGTGATATGCACAGATGACAATATCCAGATGAATGAATATGAAGGAAATACCACTTGGGAGACCAACTTGAGGGCCACTGTAAAAGTTCCAACTATGACTACATACACGCTTGCAAACTTCATACCCTTTACTATCTCCATGTCAGCTTTTCTGATGCTAATCTTTTCCCTGTGGAAACATCTCAAGAAGATGCAGCTCGGTGGCAAAACATTCGAAGATGCCAGCACCAAGGTCCACGTAAGAGCCATGCAAACTGtgctctccttcctcttgctATTTGTCATTCATGTTGTGGCTCAAATCATCTCAATTTGGACTCCTAAAACTATCCAGAATGATTCATTTCTCATGCTTTGCCAGGTTCTTGGACTCTTGTATCCCTTCAGCCACTCATTTATCCTGATTTGGGGGAACAAGAAGCTCCAACAAGCCTTTCTGTCATTTCTGTGGCAGCTGAGGTGCTGGTGA